The Desulfobaccales bacterium genome has a segment encoding these proteins:
- a CDS encoding Rne/Rng family ribonuclease, which yields MSPARKMLINAADPEEFRVAILEEGVLVDFALEASQRESTKGNIYKGVVANIEPSLQAAFVNYGGARHGFLPLSEVHPDYYQQKAPDKGKIRIQQALRKGQELIVQVVKEESASKGAYLTTYISLPGRYLVLLVKQSHLGISRKIEKEEERQRLKELAQQLGLPPDMGLIVRTVGTEGGKRNLAKDLQYLLKLWADIQEAAKQPAPCLLHKDLDLITRTVRDYFTTDVKTILVDDKEVYQQLKDFLKVIAPHQVSVLKLYQDKRPLFERYQIEDQIERLYAERVPLKSGGSIVINQTEALVAIDVNSGRCLGQKELEETAFKTNLEAAEEIARQLRLRDLGGLIVIDFIDMRDKKHAKEVERALRQALKSDKARVTVGHLSKFGLLELSRQRIKPAAELTAFVPCSACQGKGRVRSVPSLAVSLLRQLSRDLPAQPLQEVRITAPEEVATFLLNHKRRELVALEEEHHLRLVITPRHGGSLDEIQVDYLKREGPEPPAPKGERPEEAPEKAAGEEAPETPPAPKARKSSRRRRRRSDKKEQKSAQPSDESGIGEVPPPLPAESHGADG from the coding sequence ATGAGCCCGGCCCGCAAGATGCTCATCAATGCCGCCGACCCGGAAGAGTTCCGGGTGGCCATCCTGGAGGAGGGGGTCCTGGTGGATTTCGCCCTGGAGGCCTCCCAGCGGGAATCCACCAAGGGCAACATCTACAAAGGCGTGGTGGCCAACATCGAACCCAGCCTGCAGGCCGCCTTCGTCAACTATGGCGGGGCCCGTCACGGCTTTCTGCCCCTGTCGGAGGTCCATCCCGATTACTACCAGCAGAAAGCCCCGGACAAGGGCAAAATCCGCATCCAGCAGGCCCTGCGCAAAGGGCAGGAGCTCATTGTCCAGGTGGTGAAGGAGGAGAGCGCCTCCAAAGGGGCCTATCTCACCACCTACATCTCCCTGCCCGGCCGTTATCTGGTGCTGTTGGTGAAGCAGAGCCACCTGGGCATCTCCCGCAAGATCGAAAAGGAGGAGGAGCGCCAGCGCCTCAAGGAGCTGGCCCAGCAGCTGGGCTTGCCCCCGGACATGGGGCTCATTGTGCGCACCGTGGGCACCGAGGGCGGCAAACGCAATCTGGCCAAGGACCTGCAATATCTCCTCAAGCTGTGGGCCGACATCCAGGAGGCGGCCAAACAGCCGGCGCCCTGCCTGCTGCACAAGGACCTGGACCTCATCACCCGCACGGTGAGGGATTATTTCACCACCGACGTCAAGACCATCCTGGTGGACGACAAAGAGGTCTATCAGCAGCTCAAGGATTTCCTCAAGGTCATCGCCCCCCACCAGGTGTCGGTGCTCAAGCTCTACCAGGACAAGCGGCCGCTCTTTGAGCGCTATCAGATCGAGGATCAGATCGAGCGCCTCTATGCTGAGCGGGTGCCGCTGAAATCCGGGGGCTCCATCGTCATCAACCAGACGGAGGCCCTGGTGGCCATTGATGTGAATTCCGGCCGCTGCCTGGGGCAAAAAGAGCTGGAAGAGACGGCCTTCAAGACCAACCTGGAGGCGGCCGAAGAGATCGCCCGGCAACTGCGCCTGCGGGACCTGGGGGGCCTCATTGTCATTGACTTCATCGACATGCGGGACAAAAAGCACGCCAAGGAGGTGGAGCGGGCCCTGCGCCAGGCCCTCAAAAGCGACAAGGCCCGGGTCACCGTGGGCCACCTCTCCAAGTTCGGCCTGCTGGAGCTCTCCCGCCAGCGCATCAAACCGGCGGCGGAGCTCACCGCCTTTGTGCCCTGCAGCGCCTGTCAGGGAAAAGGCCGGGTGCGCTCGGTGCCCTCCCTGGCGGTGAGCCTGCTCCGGCAGCTCAGCCGGGATCTGCCGGCCCAGCCGCTCCAGGAGGTGCGCATCACCGCGCCCGAGGAGGTGGCCACCTTCCTCCTCAACCACAAGCGCCGGGAGCTGGTGGCCCTGGAGGAGGAGCACCATCTGCGCCTGGTCATCACCCCCCGGCATGGCGGCTCCCTGGATGAGATCCAGGTGGACTACCTGAAGCGGGAGGGGCCGGAACCACCGGCTCCCAAAGGGGAGCGGCCCGAAGAAGCCCCGGAGAAGGCGGCGGGGGAGGAGGCGCCTGAGACCCCGCCCGCCCCCAAGGCCCGCAAGAGTTCCCGGCGCCGCCGCCGCAGAAGCGATAAAAAGGAGCAGAAAAGTGCGCAGCCATCTGATGAAAGCGGGATTGGAGAAGTACCCCCACCGCTCCCTGCTGAAAGCCATGGGGCTGACGGATGA
- the ilvD gene encoding dihydroxy-acid dehydratase gives MRSHLMKAGLEKYPHRSLLKAMGLTDEEIDRPLIGIANSFNELIPGHIHLDKITQAVAAGVRLAGGTPLQFGVIGVCDGLAMHHEGMKYSLASRELIADSIEIMAMAHPFDGLVLVANCDKIVPGMLMAALRLNIPAILVSGGPMLAGRFQGREVDLISVFEGVGQVKAGRLTEAELAELAECACPGCGSCAGMFTANSMNCLSEAIGLALPGNGTIPAISAARYRLAKRAGLTVMELVEKNLTPRDIATRAAFENAIAVDMALGCSTNTVLHVPAIAHEAEIELPLSLFNEISARTPHLAHLSPSGTHHLEDLDAAGGVPAVLKQLVDAGLASGAPLTCTGKTVAENLAKVSVRDPEVIRPLSRPYHKEGGIAILYGNLAPEGGVVKQSAVAPDMLVNEGTARVFESEEAATQAILGGAIKPGDIVVIRYEGPKGGPGMREMLTPTSAIAGMGLDKEVALLTDGRFSGGTRGAAIGHISPEAAEGGPIALVQEGDRIRIDIPAKTLTLMVDEAELSRRRAAWRAPAPKISHGYLARYARLVSSGSTGAICR, from the coding sequence GTGCGCAGCCATCTGATGAAAGCGGGATTGGAGAAGTACCCCCACCGCTCCCTGCTGAAAGCCATGGGGCTGACGGATGAGGAGATTGACCGGCCCCTCATCGGCATTGCCAATTCCTTCAACGAACTGATTCCCGGCCACATCCACCTGGACAAGATCACCCAGGCGGTGGCCGCGGGTGTGCGCCTGGCCGGGGGAACACCCCTGCAGTTCGGGGTCATCGGGGTGTGCGACGGCCTGGCCATGCACCACGAAGGCATGAAATACTCCCTGGCCTCCCGGGAGCTCATCGCCGACTCCATCGAGATCATGGCCATGGCCCATCCCTTTGACGGCCTGGTATTGGTGGCCAACTGCGACAAGATCGTGCCGGGCATGCTCATGGCGGCCCTGCGGCTGAATATCCCTGCGATTCTGGTGAGCGGCGGGCCCATGCTGGCGGGCCGCTTCCAGGGTCGGGAGGTGGACCTTATCAGCGTCTTTGAGGGCGTGGGCCAGGTGAAGGCCGGGCGGCTCACGGAAGCGGAGCTGGCGGAGCTGGCGGAGTGCGCCTGCCCGGGTTGCGGCTCCTGCGCCGGCATGTTCACCGCCAACTCCATGAACTGCCTGTCGGAGGCCATCGGCCTGGCCCTGCCGGGAAACGGCACCATCCCGGCCATCTCCGCCGCCCGTTACCGGCTGGCCAAACGGGCGGGGCTCACGGTCATGGAGCTGGTGGAAAAAAACCTCACCCCCCGGGACATCGCCACCCGGGCGGCCTTTGAAAACGCCATCGCGGTGGACATGGCCCTGGGTTGCTCCACCAACACCGTGCTGCACGTGCCGGCTATCGCCCATGAGGCGGAAATTGAGCTGCCCCTTTCCCTCTTCAATGAGATCAGCGCCCGCACTCCGCACCTGGCGCACCTGAGCCCCAGCGGGACCCATCACCTGGAGGACCTGGACGCCGCCGGTGGGGTGCCGGCGGTGCTGAAGCAGCTTGTGGACGCCGGCCTGGCCTCTGGTGCCCCCCTCACCTGCACCGGCAAAACCGTGGCGGAAAACCTGGCCAAGGTCTCGGTCAGGGATCCGGAGGTCATCCGGCCCCTCAGCCGGCCTTACCATAAGGAGGGTGGGATCGCCATTCTTTATGGCAATTTGGCCCCCGAGGGCGGGGTGGTGAAGCAGTCGGCGGTGGCCCCGGACATGCTGGTGAACGAAGGCACCGCCCGGGTCTTTGAGAGCGAGGAGGCGGCCACCCAGGCCATCCTGGGCGGGGCCATCAAGCCCGGGGACATCGTGGTCATCCGCTATGAAGGCCCCAAAGGCGGGCCCGGCATGCGGGAGATGCTCACCCCCACCAGCGCCATTGCCGGCATGGGCCTGGACAAAGAAGTGGCGCTTTTGACCGACGGCCGCTTTAGCGGCGGCACCAGGGGCGCGGCCATCGGGCACATCTCCCCGGAGGCGGCCGAAGGCGGGCCCATCGCCCTGGTTCAGGAAGGGGACCGCATCCGCATCGATATCCCGGCCAAGACCCTGACCCTCATGGTGGACGAGGCCGAGCTCTCCCGGCGCCGGGCCGCCTGGCGGGCGCCCGCCCCCAAGATCAGCCACGGCTATCTGGCCCGCTACGCCCGGCTGGTGAGCTCCGGCAGCACCGGGGCCATCTGCCGCTAA
- the dnaN gene encoding DNA polymerase III subunit beta yields MKLTMEREVLLKGVSRTLGVVDRRGTMAILSHFLFTADGGQATIAATDLEVSFRGVYPAQVTEPGALTLPAHQFHNLIKELPGTELELSAADTRLSVSVGESRYQFVGLPADQFPPVPETPDQPLVEVESRLLREMISKTIFSVSSDDLQYHLSGIFWERLEGPEGLLLRLVSTDGHRLTLIERPLPQSEHFHLEEGILIPRKGVAEISRLLAEEEQVGLGLSKKSLALQADSKYLFIRLLEKKFPDYRRIIPESFAYRFVLDRRQFHDIIRRISLLSTERFRGVILHLNRDTLEATFQNPEVGEGRELMPLSLEQGDPGGLPLTIGFNAPYLLEPLGAMSGDTVYLEINDKDRPCRLMAADDPHYFGIIMPMSL; encoded by the coding sequence ATGAAGCTGACCATGGAACGGGAGGTGCTGCTGAAGGGGGTGAGCCGCACCCTGGGGGTGGTGGACCGGCGGGGGACCATGGCCATTCTCAGCCATTTCCTCTTCACCGCCGACGGCGGCCAGGCCACCATCGCCGCCACCGATCTGGAGGTGAGTTTCCGGGGGGTCTATCCGGCCCAGGTGACAGAGCCCGGGGCCCTGACCCTGCCGGCGCACCAGTTCCACAACCTCATCAAGGAGCTGCCCGGCACCGAGTTGGAGCTCTCCGCCGCCGACACCCGCCTGTCGGTGAGTGTGGGGGAGTCCCGCTATCAGTTCGTGGGCCTGCCGGCGGACCAGTTCCCGCCGGTCCCCGAGACCCCGGACCAGCCCCTGGTGGAGGTGGAGAGCCGGCTCCTGAGGGAAATGATCAGCAAGACCATCTTCTCCGTCTCCAGCGATGATCTGCAATATCACCTCTCCGGCATCTTCTGGGAGCGCCTGGAGGGGCCGGAAGGTCTCCTTTTGCGGCTGGTCTCCACCGACGGCCACCGCCTCACGCTCATCGAGCGGCCCCTGCCCCAGAGCGAGCACTTTCATCTGGAGGAGGGCATCCTCATCCCCCGGAAAGGCGTGGCGGAGATCTCCCGCCTGCTGGCCGAGGAAGAGCAGGTGGGCCTGGGCCTGAGCAAGAAAAGCCTGGCCTTGCAGGCCGACTCCAAATACCTCTTCATCCGCCTGCTGGAAAAGAAATTTCCCGACTACCGGCGCATCATCCCGGAGAGCTTCGCCTACCGCTTTGTCCTGGACCGCCGCCAGTTTCACGACATCATCCGGCGCATCTCACTTTTATCCACGGAGCGCTTCCGGGGGGTCATCCTGCATCTCAACCGGGATACCTTGGAGGCCACCTTCCAGAACCCGGAGGTGGGGGAGGGCCGGGAGCTCATGCCCCTGAGCCTGGAGCAGGGCGACCCCGGGGGGCTGCCGTTGACCATCGGCTTCAACGCCCCGTATCTCTTGGAGCCGCTGGGCGCCATGAGCGGCGACACGGTGTATCTGGAAATCAACGACAAGGACCGGCCCTGCCGCCTCATGGCCGCCGACGATCCGCATTACTTCGGCATTATTATGCCCATGAGTCTGTAA